The Arabidopsis thaliana chromosome 5, partial sequence genomic interval ATGATATTCTGagtttgcttttgttcttctttaatttgaaGTTCGAAGTTAATTCTAATCAAAGTTACagttttttgttgattttggaaTCTGGGTATATGAATTTCTCAACTTTACTAGATTCTATACTTAATGATTTCAGCTTGAGACATTTGCAAAGTCTTTGACTTGCTGAGATATTTCAAATGcttattgttgttgtatgtCATTTCAGGGAAGAGTACACTTTTGAatcatctttttaaaaccaGTTTTCGGGAAATGGATGCTTTTGCGGGAAGGTTAGTGATTGTCATTTgtcaattattgttttttataatctttttgtGGCAATGCCACTTTTGGGGTTGAAATTGGGTTGACTTTGTAAATTactcttcattttcattttcaggaGTCAAACAACTAAAGGTATTTGGATGGCTAGGTGTGTTGGTATTGAGCCTTTCACAATTGCTATGGATTTGGAGGGTACTGATGGGAGAGAAAGAGGCGAGGTAAGATGACTGAATCACACGGTTAGCTATATTTAGTTGTAACCCAACAATATGTTTTTGGCTAACTAGCTAtgaaattttcagaaaaatttgaatatttatggATACTTATATCTTTCCGATACTTATACATATACTTGATCCTTTTACTTTATGTGTGTCTagcatttttcttattattctttttgtcaaTGGCTCATGTGTTTTTCAGGATGACACTACATTTGAGAAACAAAGTGCCCTGTTTGCTATAGCTGTTGCCGATATTGTACTGATAAACATGTGagtatgttttgtttgctCGTTACTGATGTATTTTAAACATTGAGCACACAGTTAAACAGCCAGTGTTAGAAGGTGATAGATGTAAAGCCAGTTTATTATTGgatagttttatgttttacatCTCTTCTGAATCTTACTATGTTAGATTTGAAATCGAATAAGTTATTAATGAACTACCAACACAGGCATGATGTAAATCTTAGGCAAAAGGTGTGGCCGTTTTGGCCATGGATATACTTTTTTTGGGTAGATTATTAATGAACTAGCGAACTCCACAGGTGGTGCCATGACATTGGAAGGGAACAGGCTGCCAACAAACCATTGCTAAAGACAGTTTTCCAGGTATCCTGATATGCTTACATATGGAACTGGAACGTTATGTTCAACCAATAGGTTTGATAACTTGGTCATTACTCATTATTGCTTTTGTAGGTCATGCTGCGATTGTTTAGCCCTCGTAAAACaactcttctttttgtcataCGTGATAAAAcaaaggtttggtttttgcaATTGAGTATGATTCTTGATTGTGAGTTCATATTTCTTAGATTTTCTGCTTTTGTTCTTAGACTCCAATAGAGCTGCTTGAACGTGCTCTAAGAGAAGATATTCAGAAGGTAGTAGCACGCAGTCTCTTTtagtttccttttatttttgacgGCTTTTTCCTCTCTGAAGTTTGGGTACTGGTTATGGTTTGTTGCAGATATGGGATTCAGTTCGCAAGCCTGAAGCACACAAAAATACACCTCTAAATGAATTCTTCAATGTAAGGAGATCATTTTCCAACATAGATGATACTTCTTATGATGAATTTCAACTGGATTAGCGCTGGATTGTTACTAAATTGTTCATGAATAGTCCTGTCTATCTTTTCCTTAGTTGATAATTCGCTCGATATATGCTTGTAGGTAATGATTGTTGCATTATCCAGctatgaagagaaagaaaaacagtttGAGCAAGAGGTATTATTCTGATATGTGAAACACTCGTCTTTTGAAGCATCAAAGTAAATCTAAGACCGATTCCCTTGTTTCATGGGAACTTCCAAATAGGTTGCTGAGTTGAGGCAGAGGTTTTTCCATTCCATTTCACCTGGGGGACTTGCTGGTGATAGACGTGGTGTAGTTCCTGCTTCAGGATTTTCTTTCAGCTCCCAGCAGATTTGGAAAGTTATAAAAGAGAATAGAGATTTGGACCTTCCTGCTCACAAGGTCTTCTAttcattcaaatttatatGGTTAAACCTTGTTTACCTATCTTGTGACCtaaagttgttttgttttatgctTGCAAGGTAATGGTTGCCACTGTTCGGTGTGAAGAGATAGCCAATGAGAAGCTGCGCGACTTGGCAACCAATGAGGTTTGCTTCTGCGGCCTCCTTACctcctttaatttttcttgctgatttaaatgttttgtaaCATAATGGGGATATAACTTATTTAGAGTTGGTTAGAGTTGCATGAAGCCGCTGAAGGTGGTCTAGTTCCTGGTTTTGGCAAAAAGCTTAGCTCTATCCTTGAAAAATACTTCTCAGAGTAAgccctctttttttttcctgaagTATTTAATTCCCAAGCAAAGTAATTTTGCCTAATCTTGTTTCGTCTACCCCTTCTTAGATATGACGCAGAGGCAATATACTTTGATGAAGGAGTAAGAAAAGAGAAGCGTCTACAGCTGAAACTTAATGCTTTGGATGTATGGCTTCTTCCGTCTTTGGGTTTGCATTAAACAGTGTTGACTCTGGATCTGGTTACTTATGAGTTATGATGATTGCGTCTcttattttcaacttttctctaaattttcaGTTCGTATACCCTTCTTATGCTACCATGTTGGGACATCTACGGTCCAATGCACTGGAATCCTTTAAGATCCGACTGGAACAGTCCCTAAATCAAGGTGAAGGATTCGCAAAAGCTGTGCGAGACTCCCAACAGTCTTGTCTGATGGTGTTTGACAAAGGATGTGAAGGTGAGAGTTTCTACTTCAGTTTGTGTGCTTCAAAAGTAGAGTTTCCCTTATGAGAAACAAATTGTTTTGGccaaaaactacaaaacattTACATAAGGATACCTCCATTTATTAATTGTGTTCGTCTCTTCAGATGCTGCGGTTAAACAAGCAACTTGGGATGCATCAAAAATCAGGGAGAAACTTTGTCGTGACATTGATGCTCACACATTTTTTGCTAGGAGTGCTAAACTATCTGAATTAACTGCCAACTATGAggttctgttttggtttttctattcttttgaTATCTTAGCTTTTTAGGGCTCGtatttaaatgttttgattcatgCTGGTTCACAGAAACGGCTAACTCAAGCACTTAGTGAACCTGTTGAGTCTTTGTTCGAAGCTGGTGGAAAAGAGACCTGGCCTTCCATAAGGAAGCTTCTCAAACGCGAGACTGAAACAGCTGTTACAGATTTTCTGGATGTGGTTACTGGTTTTGAGCTAGATCACGCTAAAATTGATGCTATGGTTCAGAATCTAAAGAACTATTCTCAGAGTTTAGTGGAGAAaaaagcaagagaagaagctgctAAAATTTTAATCCGAATGAAAGATaggtaagaaaaaagaacagagtACACTCCTAATATTGGCCTCTTTTTCAGTTTCCTCTGCTTGATATTATTCCAAACACATATTAGGTTCTCAACAGTCTTCAGTCATGACAAAGACTCAATGCCACGGGTCTGGACTGGAAAAGAGGATATTAGAGCAATCACAAAAGATGCTCGAGCAGAGGTAACTTCTTAGAATTAATGGCGAAATGGGGCTTGTCATGAAACTCACTCTGTCTGTTGCTATTCTGCAGGCTTTAAGTCTTTTATCTGTGATGACTGCAATACGTTTGGATGAAAGACCAGACAATATTGAGAgtactcttttctcttctctaatGGATGGAACTGTTTCTGCTGCATCTTCCCACAACAGAAGCGTAGGAACGTCTACAGATCCACTTGCATCTAGCTCTTGGGAAGAGGTAAACAGTCTAAGCAAGTGGTCTCTAGTATAATCTGGTTGAAAAATGTGACTATTATTAAGACATCACACTAAATGGAATACGAAATAATCCAATTTAGTCTACTTTaccaattatttatttgttccGCCAAAATTAGGACATACTTGGCATCGTGGCTCATGGGATGAACCACTTCCACTTGTCGTCAAATGAATTACCaatgttattgttattgttatgtGTGCAGGTTCCTCCAAATAATATACTACTGACGCCAGTGCAGTGTAAGTCACTGTGGAGACAGTTCAAATCTGAGACCGAGTATACTGTAACCCAAGCTATTTCGGCACAGgtgattttgaaaatctacCTCAGAATTTATGTGTGTTATAAGCATCATTTAGTCAACggtatgttttcatttttatttttcaggaGGCTCACAAGCGAAATAACAACTGGCTTCCACCGGCTTGGGCGATCGTGTTGATGATTGTCCTTGGTTTCAATGAATTCATGATGCTTTTGAAGTAATATCATTTTCCTTGCACTCTTTTACTATTCATTCAAAGATTCTCCCCAAGTGTTTCAGCTATTTAGATTCACTGGCATGTTTGATATTATTGGAACAGGAATCCTTTGTACCTTTTGGGTTTCTTCGTGGCGTTTTTACTCTCCAAAGCCTTATGGGTGCAGCTTGACATTCCGAGGGAATTTCAACATGGCGCAGTAAGCTCTTGCTAAGCTTCCATTGTTCCAAACACATTTATTTTCAGACATTATCTTAACACCATGTTTCCTGCATCTGTTAGGTTGCTGGAGTACTGTCCATCACGTCGAAGTTTCTTCCAACTGTTATGAATCTTCTAAGAAAGCTTGCGGAAGAAGCGCAAGGAAAAACAACACAGGAAGTTCCAGACTTATCAGCTTCCCAAACCTATAGACAGCAATCTCCATCACACTCCATCTCAAGCACAATATCTGAATCTGTCGCATCAAACATATCATCTGCTGGTGATGATGCAGAATACTCAAGCCCAAGCCCGGCCCTGGTTCGGAGACGAAACACCAACAATGTACAAGAATCAGAAATCTCACAAATGTAAACCAACTAAAAGTGCAAGATCTACCGTAGAACAAGTCATGTCAGTTCTGACAATGGTCTTCATAAAAATCACACTGTAGTTCTATATATAGGTAGTGTCTTGACTCAGAAacgaaatcttcttctttttttcacaagtCGTATTATTATATCATCACAGGCATTACAAACAGATACAACAGTGGAGACATCCACCTCATGACTTAAAATTCTGACTGATTATATCATTTTGAATAAAACCATAGATATATAAGTAGCTCAAGTTATTGGAATCTAGGATAAGctttccaaaaaaaacaaaacatgtttccTTCAAGCTCATTGGATTAGTATTGAGTAAAGGTTTGTTGATGTCTGAAAATTAACCACACCAATTCATTACAAAGAATCAAGTTGTACAACACGTAGCTatagttaatatatatcaagTCGAAAACTTCACAAGAACTTCGAGAAGTGAACAATAACTCGACAGTATTTCCAGATTCTGATTTTTAGACAACTTTCTTGAATTGTTTCTTCAAGACTTGATCTTGTTCCTAAGTTTTGGGATTGTTAGGTCTGCACCTCCAAACCCATCCATTACACCTTTGGCCGATGGAAACTCACCTCTTGCCGTTAAACTTCAAGCAAAAAGAATGGTAAAGAAAATGAGCAAATGAACAATGCTCCACAGAAGCACATTTCAGGCTTTAGTTCTGTAGAATAAGgaacaaaaatctgaaaagaGACATCTGAAACCGAACATCATACCTGCTTCGCATGACTACACACGGCATGCCTATCATCTTTGCAGCAGAAACTCCAGGTTGACTACCAGCAACAAGTACACAGTTATTTACAGGTAATCCTATGTGTTCCGCAGCAGCACGCAATGCAACAACAATCTTTTCCAATCTGGagaaagtaagaaacaaaatgagaagCCATCACTTTTCTTGTTGATGTATGGAACTGGAATTtttgtagagaagaagagaaagtccCACCTCTCAGATGAGGTTGTGTCAATATCAACACTAAGCTTTAGCATTGATGCAACTTCTTCTGctatcctctgtttctcagCGGACGCTAGTCAGACAAAATTTAAGATGATGAGATATTCACTACAGTTACAAGGAAGATCTTAGATATAAAATAAGGATTAGCAAATTTTCTCCGAGCTCTATACCTGCTTTTTTTACTTCCTTCACTAGTTGCTCCTCTAGACTTGAAGAAACTCCTTTCCCAAGAACAAGTTGTCCATACATACTCTGTTCTACCTCATTGTCTCCGATAACCTTCACATTTGGAAGTCTTTCTTGCCCAAGCATCTCGACAATGGATCTGTTCAATAATCGCATCATAAAGATTATAcaatcacaaaaagaaaacaacagtACGATTAGCATAAAAATCTAATGTAGGATTTTGTTTATGCTAATGGATTGTTTAGTAGGGTTTCCTCATAAGTACTACTTTTCACCTTGCATTTTTTGGTCTTTCTAAATATGTGAGATTATAcaatcacaaaaagaaaacaatagtaGGACCTTAAGTACTTACAGGGCTACTTTGTCTCCACTCTTGCAGTAGGCTGTTACGATAGCAACCGGTACTTTCTCCGCGTATGCATTATCGATAAATCTACAGCTCAAAAAGGTGAAATCGTTTGAATTTACAACTTACAagtacaagaaaaaaatctaaagttCTTTGCTACAGTTTGAAAGAGATATCTACGTGACTCACTCTTGCACTCCAGATCTCAGAGGTAAGCTTTTCGATATGAGAAACTCATCCATTGCATTTTTCTGACAACAAACAAGTTGGATCTAATATATTGATGGAGTTGCGAAAACCTTAACTTGAAAGAGAATATAGATAGCAGAAAATAACACTATGTTCAAGTATGCAAGGAACCTTTTCTCGCAATACACTCTTTACAAAACTTGCTTTCTCACTGGTTGGCAACGACGAAGGCCAACCAATCTGAAGAGAGGTCAATAAACAAGTGAGAAGAAAAGCTGTCAGATTTTGATAACTGTGTGGTCGCAACTCAGTAATGATGtttaggcaaaaaaaaatgataatttacCTGGTTGAAATACAAAAGCAacattttctcttcatcagCAGCACCTTTTCTGGTAATAACCAACTAAACACTCTCAGACAACGAAATGCAATTGTAAAATGAACTCAATCTAAATCGTCTACTCATACCAAGAGTAATCGAACGGGAAACAGCCGTTGATTATGAACGGAAGCATAAACAGTTTGAATGGAACCAAATTATCAAGTTAGTATCTATAGACTAGTAAAAGAATTAGACCTTTTTAAATCCCTAGAAACAGAATCTAAGAGATGGAAATGGAGatgattgaaaacaaatagaTTCTTCAAGGTCACAGATAGATGGATTATAAACCAATagcaacaaaacaatcaatgCTTAAGTATTTCAAAGTAAACTTCAATGAACCAAAACCCAACCGGAAAACACAAGTCACAAACTTCGATATATATACCTCAACAAGTCTGAATAAACTGGTTCAGGCCAATTTGCACAATCTAGCCCAAGCTTTTGAAAAGCTGGTACTCACAATAAGAAGCAACAACATCAgcacaataaaataaaaaaacaatcactGAGCACAAAAGAATGGGTGATTTAAAAGCCGCACCTACATTGAACGCTTGGCGATTACTTGACCATGTATCAATCATAACCCTGACATTAAAACAGAGCcaagcaaacaaacaaaagttacCCATCACTGAATCAAAAACCAACAACTTGCTTCAAAACTCagaaagtttgaagctttttcaTAATCCGAACTTACTTACCTATCAACCTCAAGTATCACAGCGAATTCTTCAGATGGGTTTACGTCTTCTCTGCTAGCTGATAAGCAAATCGAAGAGAATCTCTGCAATCGCAAGCATTTTCCGAGAATCTGAGATTTTCCAGGGAAATTTGAAAAAGGCAAGAAATTGCGTCTTCCAGTGTCGTGTGAAGAACGCTCGCTCAAATACTGAGTGAAAATAGAAGTCTTTGTACAAGAAATTTGAAGATTGTTAAGAATTGAACAAGAAGCGATTTCCATGGCTCTCTTTTTTCTGCTGGTTCATACACAACACTAGTATACAAAAATCGTGTCCAATGATAAAATGATTATTGGGATTAGcataaaaataaagtacaCAACTTTACGGGACTATTCCGAATTTCAGACTTTTGGTCCCTGTCACTCGTTTAACTCTTTGAATGGTTAGCGATCCATTTCTAtggttttttttaaaaaaaatcggaTTTTTATTCTAATAAAATCGTGTTAATCCgcataataaatttttagttatgCATCGGATTTatagtgttttcttgtattgGAGATTACAGAACAAATTGTAGTATTTGTAGGTTAATGCATAAAAAAGTATTGTCGTTAACTCATCCTCTTCTGTTTTAGTGTAGTTCTATTGTACATTCAAATTTCTCAGCtttatgttgtatttattgtaaaaccgtcttatttttggtaaataaattttacattcatataaaaaaaaattgcagaaCAACATGATTTCCATAAAACTCTTTgtagtgttttcttgtttcgaGATTGTTCTTTGGAACCTTAATTAGTCTCTGGATAGGTTCGGTGGGAATAGGAAGAACGTAGTTGAAACTTGAGTATATTGCTGATAGAGGATTTTTAGTGGACTATTGTCCTGTAAATTTTACTCTTCACAATGAAAAGGTTTTCTCTACGTATAATTTGGTGTCACGTTTACTTTTCTGCATTAAGCTTTTGCTGCCAACTCACAAACGCATATAAACGTGGGTAAGattttaatatgattatgaTGCGCTGTGTTGTGCGTATTTCATAGCATCTTGATGGCATTGAAATACGATTTTGGAAACAACCTCCAATGCACTTCTCATATAACCATCATAGAGGaggaaaaaggagaaaacaattatttcatttatttaaaagcAAACGATACAATAAacttaaacatataaaaacaaattaggaTGAGAAAGGGTCTTGTGCATTATTAATCTGAGGATGAAAAGACAATCCTATATCTATCacttatttagttattttaatGAAG includes:
- the RL2 gene encoding Root hair defective 3 GTP-binding protein (RHD3) (Root hair defective 3 GTP-binding protein (RHD3); FUNCTIONS IN: GTP binding; LOCATED IN: endoplasmic reticulum; EXPRESSED IN: 24 plant structures; EXPRESSED DURING: 13 growth stages; CONTAINS InterPro DOMAIN/s: Root hair defective 3 GTP-binding (InterPro:IPR008803); BEST Arabidopsis thaliana protein match is: Root hair defective 3 GTP-binding protein (RHD3) (TAIR:AT3G13870.1); Has 535 Blast hits to 521 proteins in 188 species: Archae - 0; Bacteria - 2; Metazoa - 73; Fungi - 186; Plants - 129; Viruses - 0; Other Eukaryotes - 145 (source: NCBI BLink).), which encodes MGENDDGCSTQLIDGNGEFNVKGLDNFVKKTKLSDCGLSYAVVAIMGPQSSGKSTLLNHLFKTSFREMDAFAGRSQTTKGIWMARCVGIEPFTIAMDLEGTDGRERGEDDTTFEKQSALFAIAVADIVLINMWCHDIGREQAANKPLLKTVFQVMLRLFSPRKTTLLFVIRDKTKTPIELLERALREDIQKIWDSVRKPEAHKNTPLNEFFNVMIVALSSYEEKEKQFEQEVAELRQRFFHSISPGGLAGDRRGVVPASGFSFSSQQIWKVIKENRDLDLPAHKVMVATVRCEEIANEKLRDLATNESWLELHEAAEGGLVPGFGKKLSSILEKYFSEYDAEAIYFDEGVRKEKRLQLKLNALDFVYPSYATMLGHLRSNALESFKIRLEQSLNQGEGFAKAVRDSQQSCLMVFDKGCEDAAVKQATWDASKIREKLCRDIDAHTFFARSAKLSELTANYEKRLTQALSEPVESLFEAGGKETWPSIRKLLKRETETAVTDFLDVVTGFELDHAKIDAMVQNLKNYSQSLVEKKAREEAAKILIRMKDRFSTVFSHDKDSMPRVWTGKEDIRAITKDARAEALSLLSVMTAIRLDERPDNIESTLFSSLMDGTVSAASSHNRSVGTSTDPLASSSWEEVPPNNILLTPVQCKSLWRQFKSETEYTVTQAISAQEAHKRNNNWLPPAWAIVLMIVLGFNEFMMLLKNPLYLLGFFVAFLLSKALWVQLDIPREFQHGAVAGVLSITSKFLPTVMNLLRKLAEEAQGKTTQEVPDLSASQTYRQQSPSHSISSTISESVASNISSAGDDAEYSSPSPALVRRRNTNNVQESEISQM
- a CDS encoding Haloacid dehalogenase-like hydrolase (HAD) superfamily protein (Haloacid dehalogenase-like hydrolase (HAD) superfamily protein; FUNCTIONS IN: molecular_function unknown; INVOLVED IN: biological_process unknown; LOCATED IN: chloroplast stroma, chloroplast; EXPRESSED IN: 23 plant structures; EXPRESSED DURING: 14 growth stages; BEST Arabidopsis thaliana protein match is: Haloacid dehalogenase-like hydrolase (HAD) superfamily protein (TAIR:AT3G48420.1); Has 352 Blast hits to 346 proteins in 109 species: Archae - 0; Bacteria - 170; Metazoa - 0; Fungi - 0; Plants - 133; Viruses - 0; Other Eukaryotes - 49 (source: NCBI BLink).) yields the protein MEIASCSILNNLQISCTKTSIFTQYLSERSSHDTGRRNFLPFSNFPGKSQILGKCLRLQRFSSICLSASREDVNPSEEFAVILEVDRVMIDTWSSNRQAFNVAFQKLGLDCANWPEPVYSDLLRKGAADEEKMLLLYFNQIGWPSSLPTSEKASFVKSVLREKKNAMDEFLISKSLPLRSGVQEFIDNAYAEKVPVAIVTAYCKSGDKVALSIVEMLGQERLPNVKVIGDNEVEQSMYGQLVLGKGVSSSLEEQLVKEVKKAASAEKQRIAEEVASMLKLSVDIDTTSSERLEKIVVALRAAAEHIGLPVNNCVLVAGSQPGVSAAKMIGMPCVVMRSSLTARGEFPSAKGVMDGFGGADLTIPKLRNKIKS
- a CDS encoding Haloacid dehalogenase-like hydrolase (HAD) superfamily protein, whose amino-acid sequence is MEIASCSILNNLQISCTKTSIFTQYLSERSSHDTGRRNFLPFSNFPGKSQILGKCLRLQRFSSICLSASREDVNPSEEFAVILEVDRVMIDTWSSNRQAFNVAFQKLGLDCANWPEPVYSDLLRKGAADEEKMLLLYFNQIGWPSSLPTSEKASFVKSVLREKKNAMDEFLISKSLPLRSGVQEFIDNAYAEKVPVAIVTAYCKSGDKVALSIVEMLGQERLPNVKVIGDNEVEQSMYGQLVLGKGVSSSLEEQLVKEVKKAASAEKQRIAEEVASMLKLSVDIDTTSSERWDFLFFSTKIPVPYINKKSDGFSFCFLLSPDWKRLLLHCVLLRNT